In the genome of Raphanus sativus cultivar WK10039 chromosome 9, ASM80110v3, whole genome shotgun sequence, the window AAGTCTGAGAAATCTCGACCAGTCGGTCTTCACCAGAAGGTTTCATCTCTATatctattttgttttcattaactATTGTTTCCggtaatatatatgtttgtttatCATTCAGATTGTATCGTTCAGATTTCACATTTTTAATTCTACCATTAAttttgtgaatattttttttgactcTGACTTTTCATGTACAAACGGCGAGTGCAAGTGATGGTTGTGCTGCGAGTTCATATTTCAAAAACGCATCTATAGTACAAACAATGAAGTAATCAAAACAGAGATCGCAGAGAGGAAGGTCTTAAGCTTACCATAGAAGAAGCAACAACAACAGTGTTGTTAAGGTAAGTGGTCTAGCTAACTACAACTTTCTAGTATCTACAATACAATAACACgaataagataaatacattgAATACGATCAAGCAAGGATAATTTCGTGTAGGGTACACATTATGAACTAAAAATAAGACACCAAAATAGATATAACtaatcaaatataataaaaataattttcatgatTAAAAAGATGCAAATCTCATCCTTGCTATTACAAAGATTAGTCTAAATAGTATTATTAAAACCaactttaaactaaaaatataataaaacatctTCGATACTTCAGAATTCAATGAATGGAATCATGCATAGCACAAATTGAAAGAACTATTAGGAGAATCCAGTTTTATATATAGTACTCATAAGTAATAACCAACTTATTACAATATACTTACTGCGCTTTGAAGAACTGAATATCTGGAATATCAGTATCAAATAGAAATTCAGAACCACCTTGTAAGTTTGTAACATATTTGAAGTCACCTATAAAGTAGTTTGAACAGTTATAAGACAAAAGACATATTTTGAGTATAAAAGAGTGTGAGTAAATATAGATTACATGTTCCCCATTCAATTCGCCATAACCTTAGAACACACACGACAACATCTTCAGTAGTCGAAGGCCAGAACGCATTTAAATTATGGGCTAGAGCTCCGTAAGCAACACACTTTATATGAGTGAACCATATAAAATGGAAACAACTACTGTGCAAATTGTAATGAAATTAGCAAAATGAGATAACATACCAACCAAATAGTCGGTATTGAGTGTCCCATCGAGAATGTCCCTGTAGTTGACTGGTTCAAAACCAGTTAACTCAATGGGCAAATCATCACAAAACCTCACACGGGTGGTGGAAAAGAATCCAATTTTGTAGGGATGAATAGTTGTTCGGTATGAACCACCTGAGGGGATGACAGTAAAGTTGATGAAAATCTTGGAACTGCCTTCTGAAAGAAATGAATCAAACTGATTCACCAAATCCTTTTTAACAGACGCATTAATCTTAACACCCTGTAGAAGTTTATTTCatcaaaattttggttagaCCACGATGAATAAAGCATAGagacatatataaaattaagaaaatttggGCAGTAAGGTTTTCATACATTAGAATCGATTAAAACCATCTCAATCGTTAGGCCACCAGCAGCAGAATACTATTTCCACAAACGTATGATCTTAACCCGGATCTTCCACATTGATttgaatggtttcaaatcaCACACAGCAGTTATCGCAGCCATTATAGAAGAATGAGTAAAAGATGTTATGTTTCGAGTCTATGGAATTACAAAGATGAATGGAAGTAGCTTTGCTTTTATAGGTTCAGTAAACCTAGTAGTAATATGCAAGGAAACCTTTAATGCTGCATTCAATCCCATATATTTTTCGCGTGCTAAACACTCTTCGATTTTAAATTTTCCATAATATATACCTtcgaaatattctaaaattaataacatatatttatcTTGCACAGAAAGGCAGACCTATTAAATGAAGTTTAAAATAGACCGACATATGTAGGAGAACTCGGCTATCGGTCCAAATGGGTTCACCTTTTTACCATTGCTTTGGTTCGCAATTGTTAACcaaaattgtataataaatGACTCTATAATCGCAACTTCATACTTAAAACACGTAAAAGCATGCACTCCACGTTCATCccgattttatattaaaaagttttgatGAAGTAATCTTGTCTACAAACgtttaattgatatttttatgagtTGAAATAATGAGTTCATATCTCTTTTATATTGAGGAGCTGTTGCCATTGAAGCTGTAGAGAATAGATTGTAGCATCATTGAGAGAAGTTGAAGAAAGGCTTCTTCACTGATGATGATTTAGTGGGTTTCTTTAATAATGATTTGATTAAGTGTGTTTTTTATATTGGTTAGAGTTAGAGTATTGCAGAGTTTcgaacacatttttttttttgctattgtCTAGATTTACATTGTTGATTTTAGTTATGGAGTATCTGATAAGCGTGGGAGAAGTACAGCTCGGTTCTACTGCAATTGGAGTGAAGACAAAAGAGGGAGTTGTGCTTGCTGTCGAGAAGCGTATCACCTCTCGCGGGCTGGTTTTACTGTTTACATTTGATCTGTTTATTTCTTAGAGTTCTCATTTGATCGTTACATTTCTACATGAGTCTGATTCTCTTTCTCCTTCCATGTTTTACGCAGTCTCGACCATTTATAGTCTCTTTTCTCATTGCTGCTGATGACGAAAACGGACCGAGCTTGTAAGTATAAGCCTTATTCTAACCATATGATCCACTTGTTAGTTGATCACATTTGTCAAACGACGCGGTCTTCTTATAGGTACTACACGGATACATCGGCAACATTCTGGCAGTGAAACACAAACGCGATTGGTTCAGGCTCAGAAGGAGCTTATAGTTCTCTTCAAGATCAATTCAACAAAGTAACTTGAGAActtgtaaaataattaattccTCACTATGACTTAATTGTTCTAACAGTTAGATCCCTTTAACATTGGTGCAGGATCTGTCATTTGAAGAAGCTGAGACGGTCGCTGTATCTGTCGTCAAGCAAGTTATCGAAGAAAAGGTATAATTATTGGTGTGTCGCCGGAAAGGAAAGTGAGTAAAAAAATTCTCTTCCAAATCGCTATTAAGATGACACGTTGGATTCGTTTCTCCCAAACTCATAAGAGAGCGCCATGTATCAAAACCAATGTGAATGCATTTATTGACAATGCAtcccttttaatatataggggattaaaaaataataagactAATAATTTATGGCAACAAACTAATTAATTAAGCATCATTTATCATTATACCCAACACTAATTAATAACAGCTGATTATGAGAAGACAGTTTTCACAATAAATGGAAAAGAGCAATTATTTCAAATGgattatttataagttttatcacaaaaaagcttctgaaaaagaaaatgatgaaaatatattttattaaaaaatcaaaaaattcttATACcctagataaaaaaaatatttttaatagtttcaaattatatatttttaaattcaaactttttataaattcttttataattttttataaattttctgcaattttttatattttaaaactttttgaaatttaaaaaaactattttaatttttttttactttgaaacttttaatatttatattttattttttaaaattttaaactcattcaaaaactcaatatattaactctaaactctaaagtctagattagttaattctacatctataaatatatatttatttttagaataaaacattttagtcattttgatatttatgGACTATATTTGTCCGTCTGTAaggaacaattttttttagggttatttaaaagtattttttaatgGAAAATCTAATAATTCTTCCGCTTGTTTTagcttttaaattttgtttcactATAAATATCGTTTTATGTTTCCAAGCACATAATTgataaatttttcaatttttatttttcttttttaatttattaattaacagaacaaaataaaaatatattaaataaaaataaaacagaaaatttgacaattcttttaatttttgtgtaaaACCCTTAAATCACAGTTGTAAATAGCGGTAACCTTTAAACACACTACATATTTTTGTCGGAAATTTGCTTAAATGACTTCTGCTCCGAACAACAAACAtggtttttattaatttttatatacattttcatTTCCACGCTTTAACTGAAATCGAAAATCCAAAGGCTCAACACATAACCAATTCAAACAAACAGATCCGGTTTCCATCACTAAACCGGATATAATAATCAGAGAACATGGAGAAAAGGCTGGATGACACCAGGATTCACAGAAGCAAAATCAAGCAACTCTCTATCCTCCTCAAAAAGCTTCATCTCTTGCTCATTCAAATTCACCCAAGCCTCAATCCCGCCGCCTTCTTTCGTGTCAAGAAGCGCCACGATGTTCTTCTGTCTAACCGAAGGAAACGCAAACCAAACCGGTTTACCCCAACCGAAATCAATCTCATACAAACCGAACCGGCACGCGCTCGTCAAGATGTAGAAATCAAAACCACCGCTCGCGATCATATCCCCCGCTTCTCTCTGGTAGTCACATACGACCTCCGTCGCGTCTCCGTTTCCGACAAGCTTCGGTATGTGATCATCTCGAAACCTCTGTTTCGCTCTCCGTATCTCCGCGACCAAACTCTGGAGGTTCCTCTGTTTCTCTCCTTCATCTGCTTTCGCCGCGAAGTAGCTCACGAGGTTCCCGATCGAGTTCTTGGTGAAGGGAGGAGAGACGCGAGAGCGTAAGCTAGCGGAGCTCGCGAGAACCGACGGTTTCGATGTTCTCGAGACGGTTCTCGTTGCTTTCATCGCAAGTTTCCATATAAGAGCCGAAACAGCTTCGACTCTTGTGGGTTGAGTCACTTCGAAGCTCGAAGCTCTCGCTTGGAGAGCTTCGATGCTCCGAGAATCGAAGACGAACCGCTTCGAAAGAGTCTGGTTCGTCTTGATCTCCGGTTCGACGACCGGAGCAGGGGAGGACTCTGAGAAGTTACCAGGTGGGAAGATCTTGCAAGTGTCGAAAACAGGGGATCCAACGGTTTGGATCGATCCTTGGGAAGAGATTGCTGACCAGCTCTTCATGAATAGGCCGACGGAAGTAGCGTCGGTGAGTTTGTGAGAGACGCAGACTCCTATAGCCATGCCTCCGCATTTGAAGAACGTTGCTTGCGCGAGAAGTAACTTGGTTCTTGCCTCTGTTGAATCGACTGATGTGGGGATCAGATGGTCTAAGATCTCTGAAGATGGATCTTGGAGGAGGTTTGAGAGCGGGGAGTTAACTTGCGCTTCAAGGAA includes:
- the LOC108827034 gene encoding stemmadenine O-acetyltransferase, with translation MTLTRFFVRRIHQKSLTRVEVISRDIIKPSSPTPNHLKNFKLSLLEQLGPTIFGPMVFFYSANNRIKPTQQLQNLKNSLSQTLTHFYPLAGRLNGNISINCNDSGADFLEAQVNSPLSNLLQDPSSEILDHLIPTSVDSTEARTKLLLAQATFFKCGGMAIGVCVSHKLTDATSVGLFMKSWSAISSQGSIQTVGSPVFDTCKIFPPGNFSESSPAPVVEPEIKTNQTLSKRFVFDSRSIEALQARASSFEVTQPTRVEAVSALIWKLAMKATRTVSRTSKPSVLASSASLRSRVSPPFTKNSIGNLVSYFAAKADEGEKQRNLQSLVAEIRRAKQRFRDDHIPKLVGNGDATEVVCDYQREAGDMIASGGFDFYILTSACRFGLYEIDFGWGKPVWFAFPSVRQKNIVALLDTKEGGGIEAWVNLNEQEMKLFEEDRELLDFASVNPGVIQPFLHVL